A window of the Zootoca vivipara chromosome 14, rZooViv1.1, whole genome shotgun sequence genome harbors these coding sequences:
- the MINDY2 gene encoding ubiquitin carboxyl-terminal hydrolase MINDY-2 isoform X1: MEGLAELPPPPPPALLPPAPLGALERGGGAPEASRVSPQEEAGIASEPDEAAAAAASEETREEEKRGAGSSSTVLSEAAASLASRLEEPPPVAESDRDATPPESPSQAEATAAPFSGSGGSSVVSGAGSLSPAGGEESASLADSLGSFSNLPSCDGASISDLNGGGEDDDDDSEEVAAAATHRRAPVAGGEDDDDDEDGVSPSKGAAAGTAAAAAAASSSSSSSASPSPLLLLPPGAKERFPGQSVYHIKWVRWKEENTPIITQNENGPCPLLAIMNVLLLAWKVKLPPMMEIITADQLMEYLGDYILDAKPKEISEIQRLNYEQVINNKLFLRNMSDAMAILHKLQTGLDVNVRFTGVRVFEYTPECIVFDLLDIPLYHGWLVDPQAADIVKAVGNCSYNQLVEKIICCKQSDNTKLVDEGSIAEQFLNNTATQLTYHGLCELTSTVQEGELCVFFRNNHFSTMTKHKGQLYLLVTDQGFLTEDKVVWESLHNVDGDGNFCDSEFHLRPPSDPETVYRGQQDQIDQDYLMALSLQQEQQSQDINWEQIPEGISDLELAKKLQEEEDRRASQYYQEQEQAAAATAAATAAQVQQVQEAASPSTGRQSGSSERKRKEPREKEKEREKEKNSCAIL; this comes from the exons ATGGAGGGCCTGGCGGAGCTtccgcccccgccgccgccagctTTGCTTCCTCCCGCCCCCCTGGGCGCACTCGAGCGGGGCGGCGGCGCCCCTGAGGCGAGTCGCGTCTCCCCTCAGGAAGAGGCGGGAATCGCCTCAGAGCCTGacgaggcggcggcagcggcggcatcTGAGGAGACGCGGGAGGAGGAGAAGCGAGGGGCGGGAAGCTCTTCGACGGTCCTCTCAGAGGCAGCCGCGTCTCTCGCTTCCCGCCTGGAAGAGCCGCCGCCGGTGGCCGAGAGCGACCGAGATGCGACGCCGCCCGAAAGCCCCTCCCAGGCTGAGGCGACCGCGGCTCCGTTCTCAGGCAGCGGAGGCAGCAGCGTGGTTTCGGGGGCCGGCTCGCTGAGCCCGGCGGGCGGCGAGGAGTCCGCGAGCCTGGCCGACTCGCTCGGCTCCTTCTCCAACCTGCCGTCCTGCGACGGGGCCAGCATCTCCGACCTCAACGGCGGCGGtgaggacgacgacgacgactccgaggaggtggcggcggcggctacgcACAGGAGAGCCCCCGTCGCCGGCGGagaagacgacgacgacgacgaggatGGAGTCAGCCCTAGCAAGGGGGCTGCGGCAGgaactgctgctgccgccgccgccgcctcctcttcgTCGTCATCCTCCGCCTCGCCATCGCCGCTCCTGCTCCTCCCGCCGGGCGCCAAGGAGCGCTTCCCGGGTCAGTCGGTCTACCACATCAAATGGGTGCGCTGGAAGGAGGAGAACACGCCCATTATCACCCAGAACGAGAACGGGCCCTGCCCGCTCCTGGCCATCATGAACGTACTGCTCCTGGCCTGGAAG gtgaaacTGCCACCAATGATGGAAATCATAACTGCTGACCAGTTGATGGAATACTTAG GGGACTATATCCTTGATGCAAAACCAAAAGAAATATCTGAAATTCAGCGCTTAAACTATGAGCAGGTAATAAATAACAAGCTCTTCTTAAGA AATATGAGTGATGCAATGGCAATCTTGCATAAGCTTCAGACAGGTCTTGATGTGAATGTGAGGTTCACTGGTGTACGAGTGTTTGAGTACACACCTGAATGCATAGTGTTTGACCTTCTTGATATTCCATTATACCATGGATGGCTAGTAGATCCCCAG GCTGCTGACATTGTGAAAGCAGTTGGTAACTGCAGCTACAATCAGCTGGTGGAGAAAATAATTTGTTGTAAGCAGTCAGACAACACTAAGCTTGTTGATGAAG GTTCCATAGCAGAACAGTTCCTAAACAACACAGCCACTCAGTTGACCTACCATGGGTTATGTGAGTTGACTTCCACTGTTCAAGAAGGAGAACTATGTGTGTTCTTTAGAAACAACCACTTTAGCACCATGACCAAACATAAG GGCCAGCTTTATCTCCTGGTGACAGATCAGGGTTTCCTTACAGAAGACAAAGTTGTTTGGGAGAGCTTACACAATGTAGATGGGGATGGAAACTTCTGTGATTCTGAATTCCATCTACGACCTCCATCTGATCCAGAAACAGTATACAGAGGACAGCAAGATCAGATAGATCAG GATTATCTGATGGCATTATCCTTGCAACAAGAGCAGCAAAGCCAAGACATTAATTGGGAGCAGATACCAGAAGGAATCAGTGACCTTGAACTTGCCAAGAAACTTCAGGAAGAGGAGGACAGACGGGCTTCTCAGTACTATCAGGAGCAGGAGCaagctgccgctgccaccgctgctgccaccgctgctcAGGTTCAG CAAGTGCAAGAAGCTGCGTCTCCATCAACTGGAAGACAATCTGGGAGTAGTGAGCGGAAAAGAAAAGAACCtcgggagaaagaaaaagagcgagagaaagagaagaacagCTGTGCCATTCTATAA
- the MINDY2 gene encoding ubiquitin carboxyl-terminal hydrolase MINDY-2 isoform X2, whose amino-acid sequence MEGLAELPPPPPPALLPPAPLGALERGGGAPEASRVSPQEEAGIASEPDEAAAAAASEETREEEKRGAGSSSTVLSEAAASLASRLEEPPPVAESDRDATPPESPSQAEATAAPFSGSGGSSVVSGAGSLSPAGGEESASLADSLGSFSNLPSCDGASISDLNGGGEDDDDDSEEVAAAATHRRAPVAGGEDDDDDEDGVSPSKGAAAGTAAAAAAASSSSSSSASPSPLLLLPPGAKERFPGQSVYHIKWVRWKEENTPIITQNENGPCPLLAIMNVLLLAWKVKLPPMMEIITADQLMEYLGDYILDAKPKEISEIQRLNYEQNMSDAMAILHKLQTGLDVNVRFTGVRVFEYTPECIVFDLLDIPLYHGWLVDPQAADIVKAVGNCSYNQLVEKIICCKQSDNTKLVDEGSIAEQFLNNTATQLTYHGLCELTSTVQEGELCVFFRNNHFSTMTKHKGQLYLLVTDQGFLTEDKVVWESLHNVDGDGNFCDSEFHLRPPSDPETVYRGQQDQIDQDYLMALSLQQEQQSQDINWEQIPEGISDLELAKKLQEEEDRRASQYYQEQEQAAAATAAATAAQVQQVQEAASPSTGRQSGSSERKRKEPREKEKEREKEKNSCAIL is encoded by the exons ATGGAGGGCCTGGCGGAGCTtccgcccccgccgccgccagctTTGCTTCCTCCCGCCCCCCTGGGCGCACTCGAGCGGGGCGGCGGCGCCCCTGAGGCGAGTCGCGTCTCCCCTCAGGAAGAGGCGGGAATCGCCTCAGAGCCTGacgaggcggcggcagcggcggcatcTGAGGAGACGCGGGAGGAGGAGAAGCGAGGGGCGGGAAGCTCTTCGACGGTCCTCTCAGAGGCAGCCGCGTCTCTCGCTTCCCGCCTGGAAGAGCCGCCGCCGGTGGCCGAGAGCGACCGAGATGCGACGCCGCCCGAAAGCCCCTCCCAGGCTGAGGCGACCGCGGCTCCGTTCTCAGGCAGCGGAGGCAGCAGCGTGGTTTCGGGGGCCGGCTCGCTGAGCCCGGCGGGCGGCGAGGAGTCCGCGAGCCTGGCCGACTCGCTCGGCTCCTTCTCCAACCTGCCGTCCTGCGACGGGGCCAGCATCTCCGACCTCAACGGCGGCGGtgaggacgacgacgacgactccgaggaggtggcggcggcggctacgcACAGGAGAGCCCCCGTCGCCGGCGGagaagacgacgacgacgacgaggatGGAGTCAGCCCTAGCAAGGGGGCTGCGGCAGgaactgctgctgccgccgccgccgcctcctcttcgTCGTCATCCTCCGCCTCGCCATCGCCGCTCCTGCTCCTCCCGCCGGGCGCCAAGGAGCGCTTCCCGGGTCAGTCGGTCTACCACATCAAATGGGTGCGCTGGAAGGAGGAGAACACGCCCATTATCACCCAGAACGAGAACGGGCCCTGCCCGCTCCTGGCCATCATGAACGTACTGCTCCTGGCCTGGAAG gtgaaacTGCCACCAATGATGGAAATCATAACTGCTGACCAGTTGATGGAATACTTAG GGGACTATATCCTTGATGCAAAACCAAAAGAAATATCTGAAATTCAGCGCTTAAACTATGAGCAG AATATGAGTGATGCAATGGCAATCTTGCATAAGCTTCAGACAGGTCTTGATGTGAATGTGAGGTTCACTGGTGTACGAGTGTTTGAGTACACACCTGAATGCATAGTGTTTGACCTTCTTGATATTCCATTATACCATGGATGGCTAGTAGATCCCCAG GCTGCTGACATTGTGAAAGCAGTTGGTAACTGCAGCTACAATCAGCTGGTGGAGAAAATAATTTGTTGTAAGCAGTCAGACAACACTAAGCTTGTTGATGAAG GTTCCATAGCAGAACAGTTCCTAAACAACACAGCCACTCAGTTGACCTACCATGGGTTATGTGAGTTGACTTCCACTGTTCAAGAAGGAGAACTATGTGTGTTCTTTAGAAACAACCACTTTAGCACCATGACCAAACATAAG GGCCAGCTTTATCTCCTGGTGACAGATCAGGGTTTCCTTACAGAAGACAAAGTTGTTTGGGAGAGCTTACACAATGTAGATGGGGATGGAAACTTCTGTGATTCTGAATTCCATCTACGACCTCCATCTGATCCAGAAACAGTATACAGAGGACAGCAAGATCAGATAGATCAG GATTATCTGATGGCATTATCCTTGCAACAAGAGCAGCAAAGCCAAGACATTAATTGGGAGCAGATACCAGAAGGAATCAGTGACCTTGAACTTGCCAAGAAACTTCAGGAAGAGGAGGACAGACGGGCTTCTCAGTACTATCAGGAGCAGGAGCaagctgccgctgccaccgctgctgccaccgctgctcAGGTTCAG CAAGTGCAAGAAGCTGCGTCTCCATCAACTGGAAGACAATCTGGGAGTAGTGAGCGGAAAAGAAAAGAACCtcgggagaaagaaaaagagcgagagaaagagaagaacagCTGTGCCATTCTATAA